A region of Deltaproteobacteria bacterium DNA encodes the following proteins:
- a CDS encoding arsenate reductase ArsC produces MHILFLCVANSARSQLAEGLAKSIFGSEAIVESAGSEPSGKVQPWAVAVLQEEGIDISKNWSKSTDQLPLGFLADLNYVITLCAEEVCPMLPSKAKRLHWPIKDPASAAEEEKPEAFRKAMREIREKLIVFRRTL; encoded by the coding sequence ATTCATATATTATTTTTGTGTGTTGCGAATTCTGCTCGAAGTCAGCTCGCTGAAGGCTTAGCAAAATCAATTTTTGGAAGCGAAGCCATTGTTGAAAGTGCCGGCTCGGAGCCGTCGGGTAAAGTTCAGCCTTGGGCTGTTGCAGTTCTTCAAGAAGAAGGGATCGACATTTCAAAGAATTGGTCTAAGTCGACGGATCAATTGCCGTTGGGGTTTTTAGCAGATCTAAATTATGTTATTACTCTTTGTGCAGAAGAAGTTTGTCCGATGCTTCCATCGAAAGCAAAGCGACTTCACTGGCCTATTAAAGATCCTGCTTCTGCCGCTGAGGAAGAGAAGCCAGAAGCGTTCCGAAAAGCAATGCGGGAGATTCGGGAAAAACTGATCGTGTTTCGTCGTACGCTTTAG